CACTGCAGCAAATGAGGCATTAAATGGGGCGCAACCAACGGCCCATTTAATGAACTCATATAAAGAAAGTTGCTCACATTACACGCAAAAATTACATACCTAAACCACAATATTGACCGTCACTCAGCAATGCCATCTCAGTCTTCTTCCTCACAACCACAACCACTAACACGTTACATTCATTACCGCTTTCCGGTTACTATTTCACCCACGACTGCTACTTGATGAAGGCTTTGAGCTCGTCGATGAAAGCCGCCGACTGCTTCAGCTCGGGGAAGACGTAGAAGGCGTGGATGGCGTCGGGGTACTCCAGCAGCCGCACCGCCTTCCCCCTTGCTGTCATGCACTCGTAGTACCGCCGTTGCCAGTCCTGCAGCGGGTCGAAGCCCCCCACCACCACCATCGCCTCCGGCAGCGCCGCCTCCAGCTCGCCATCAGCCCGCGGCCCGAACACGTTCGCCGCCTCGTGGTCCCGGTCCGCCCCCTCCGGCAGGAACGCCCGCCACAGCCAGTCCGTCCGGTCCACCGACACCAGCGGCGCCGCCACCAGCCGATTCTCCGACTCCGTCCGCTCCTCCCCGCCGAAAAACGGCTGGATCAGCACCATCCCCGCCAGCCGAAGGTTTTTCCATCCCCCCGCGGCGTCCGCGGCCCAGCGCCGGGCCACGTGGTGGACCATGTTCCCGCCCGCGGAGTCGCCGGCCAGGAAGCAGCGGGAGAGGTCGGCGAGGCCGGCGGCTGTAGGGTCGGCGGAGGCGAGGCCTCCGTCGTCCAAGAATCGAAGCACGTCGACCGCGTCCTCGTACGGCGCCGGGTAGCGGTGCTCCGGGGCGAGGCGGTAGTTGACGGAGACGACGAGGGCGTTGATCTTGCGGCAGATCCGGCGGCAGAAAGCGTCGTAGGCGCGGGAGGCGGGGGAGAGGTAGGCGAACCCGCCGCCGTGGAAGTAGACGATGACGGGAATCCGGCCGGACGACGCAGAACTGGGGACGAAGAGGCGGAACCAGAGGTCACGGGAGGGATCGACGGGGACGTCGGCCGTGCGGACGCCGTGGCGGGGCTTGGCGGAGGCGGAGGAGCGGGCGTCGAAGAAGGAAAGGAGGCAGCGATTGATGGTGCCGTTTGAGCGGCGAGCGCCGTCGGTGACGACGGAGAGCAGAGCGATGTAGAGCCGCGTCGTCCACGGGAGCGGCGGCGAAGTTAAAGAACGGCCGCCACTCGCCAGCGAGGAGGCCTTTTGCGTCATTTTATTATACTCCCCCTCTGTACCTCACGGGAAACGGTTCGTAAGCTGAGGGCGAGCGAGGGGGGCGAAGAAGGGTAGATAAAGATAACAGTCACGTGCTCATCACATGTCGCGTCGTCGGAGATGGACTGATCTGGTAACCTAGTCAGCCACCAGTTAACGCAAAACTTACGTAACGAACAGCGACGTGGGGCGTGAAATGCAACCAGCGGCGGCCACGTCCGCCATTGCCAAAATGACCACCACTCAAGTCGCGACACGCGGCATTTAAGGGACCGAACCGACTCCTCCACTACGCAATCGAGAATGTTTCCGGATACGAAATACGAAAAGAGTAATGAGACTGGAATGTGGGTGAGGTATCGTTTTCTGACAGACGACACGGATTACGTCGAGGTTGGATGTCGTGTAATGAAGTTGATCGCAACACGAGGAAGAAGACAAACCAGGCATCGTCGAGCTTCACATCGGCGGTAggcggggtgggggggggggcggtGGCGGCGCTTCGGTGGCAACTCATGGAGGGCCGATCAGTTCTGCTGCTGGTATCGATATCCAACGAACAACTGCTGAAAGCAGTCTCACAGTGCTCCTCGGACCGAACTTTCGGTTTCATTTTGATTGACCtattgattttaattaaaaaaataaaatactccATTAAAATTCGAACACATGTCAATAAACtttaaatctaaaatatttatcatacaaTATTGGtttgatttatatttatttttttatttttattttttgattatcagtttaaaataaaatcaatGATATCAGTTTCCATTTATAGGAATAGGAATGAAACCATGTGGCCTCTAATATAGTTTGATAAGGTTTAAAACCTTCGAAACATTGGCTTGGTTCGATTTTAATTTTGTTTCGATTCAATTTAAGAGGAACTCGATTTAACCATGACTAGTTATAGTTAATATtaatctaaaaatatttaaaaccctgaaatatttatagtatttttatccaTATATAAATACCTAAATTTATGTATGTACATCTAAATTTAAGATTAGCATCAAGTATATCTATACAAAATCTAAGAACTCGTCGTGTGCTTATTAATTAAAGGTTAAATGATATTAATATTCTTTTTTAAAGTAATTATAATCGAAAATATCGTTACTTTCTCTACATAAATCAATTGATGATTAAAGTAATTATAAGCATCAAGTAatattgttaaatctcgaattttgattatgaaattaattcaattatctaattcatgtgttgagataagtgatgcaggactaattaCGATCGtgagataaacaaaatgattaaagaagaatctaaTGTTTAGTCGGAATCAATGATTGAATATTAGGCTGGATGAATCGagtgatacaccgaaggatcggacgatattgtgaaagttcatcgaaagctcatcgaaagatcgcTAAAAGTTCACTAAGAGTTCGATTGAACGATTGATGTGCCGGACAACTTAAATTCCTTATATCGTaatttgttttagccttaactatcgtagttaggactccaatttgagttagttttaggaaaaatcctactaacttaattagggactaACTGGGCACTAAACAGTGCTAAATTTGGTCGGTTAGATGACttattcagccacttggagccacatcAGGCGTTAGAATCGCCTGAGGCTTAACCTCCCAAGTGGCTTGGGCGGTGGTACGATCATCTATCAATGttgccaagtagtggtaccgccttatcagttttaaataaaaaagatgtcttaggaaaatttgatacaaaacCCGATGAAGGATTTTTCCATGTGGCCTCAAATTATTAAAGACATGGAGGATTTCTCTATATCCAAGTTACGCCTTATTTCTTGGAAGAATATATATCCAAGTTACTCCTCCatgtctaaagcttttcatgtctttaataaaagaactttgattatagagaaatctattcatgttgtttttaatgagcttccttaatttaagaaaaataatttttatggtgactttaattttgatactttaaatttgaatgaaaactctcaTCCCTCaagcaacttggatatatcttcttccaaagaatccttacttaaggattggaagtatatagatattCATCCTAAGAAGTTAATCATTTGAGACACATCAAAatgtgttcaaactcgttcttttaaaaaaaatttattcagaTGCAGTCTTTTTACCTCAAATTCAGCCAAAATGTATTAAGGAAGTCCGAAAAGATGATTcaagggttattgcaatgcaatgcGAGAGTAGTTAAATTAAtttaagagaaataaggtgtgaaagcttgtttctTGACATAGTGACTATTTAGTAATTGAtaataaatgagtctttagaaatgagcaagatgaacttggtattgtgGTTATAAACAAGGttaaattagtggccaaatgtttcaaccaagaagaatgtatcaattataaagaaacattcgctcctatggctagctCGAAGTCATAGGGGTTCTCTTTatttatgctagttgtaataattttaagttattttaaatgaatattaaaagtatttttcttaatagcttcgttttcgaagaagtttatgttgaacaaccatccAAATTTGAgaatactatttttttttaatcatactcTGGCCAGACATTAGATTCTCGAATTCTTACTAAAATGATTAACAAATCAATATTACTTTAGGCATAATCTAATTACTaaaaaaatttcatcacttagttgcttaatttacaaTCATAACAAAAAAGTTAATtcgcccattaaactcatttcgaattcttggctcatacttttggcaaagtaTTCACTTAAACACTTATTCATAGAGCCAAAAATAATCTCATCAatataaattcaaattataagaaaattatttttaaaatatttaataaataatgtggtatcaacTATgtctttcaaaaaatatttttaattagaaaggaactaagtctcttataccaagcccttgcggCTTGTTTCATACCGTAGAGAGTCTTAGTATAATGTAGGTTATGCCTAAAGTATAATGTAGGTTATGCCTAAAGTAATATTGATTTGTTATGAAgtgttgaaattatgcatgataacttggaactataatgatgcataatgtatgaaattttaatatattacaTTGATCAAAATTGTTTAAATTTAAGGATTataattccttttgaattcaagtttgtcttatctcaatatggcatatagatagggggagttaagattaacttcgtcatcaattggttgtcattatcaaaaaaggagatattgttgaatctcagattttgacgatttaaatcaattgatgaattaatgatctaatacaTGTTTTGAGATACGTGATGtaagactaactacgatcgtgagacaggcaaaatgattaaagaagaatctaaTATTGAGCCGGAGTCAATGATTGGGCATCGAGCTAGTTGAGTCGGGTGATATatcgaaggatcggatgatgcaatgaaagctcgccggaagttcaatgggagttcgtcgaaagctcaccggaagatcgtcgagagttcgtcaaaagtttatcgagagttcggttgaataaatgacatgtcggacaacttagattcattgtatcataattgttttagccttaactatcatagttaggactttaatttgagttagttttgagagaaATCATACTAACTGAATTAGGAGTCAACTAGGCCCTAAACAGGACTAGTTGGATGGCTCATTCAACCACTTAGAGCCACGTCATACAATGACACCGCCCAATCTAGACGGTGGAatcacttgaggctcagcctcccaggtggtatggcgatggtaccgtcgatcGTTAATACtaccaagtgatggtaccaccatgtCAGCATTAGTACCATCAGACCTCAATCTCCAAAACTCTATCAGGCaatagtaccacctagtatcagtgtgcaggcaatggtaccgcataGTACTAACtgtggtactactagtacctagcccagggatgagatacttttttgctccatttttaaagtcattggccctataaataccccactctttcttacATGAAAGAGCACGAACGTTGAACAAAAGTCATTGAGATTTTGGTTATGAAAGTATTGAAAAAGTGCTAAATGTCCTGCTCTTTTTAactttgtgatcaatctaagagaagtgtgagacttgtaaaagatgatctcctaaacctgtaaaaatgagaaagtaatataagatggtggttggtcttcgctcattgaagaaCGATCGATAGTGGACGCCGATAATCTCAACGGAggagaaatcgagagtggatgtagatcacgacgaccgaatTACTATAAAATTGATGTGTACTTTCGTGCTGCTCTTCGTtactattattttttatcttaattacttatcatttttattctaagtcaagcacactttcaacatattttttaatatatttttatttagtcGAAAGTTTTGAATTGACTTAATTTtttacgaaagtactaattcaccccctctcttaataCCATTATAACAAacataaaataattatcatttaAGATGTGGAAAGAGATATATGATGTAATCGCTTACTTCAATCACTTAAGATTATTAACACGGGCCAAAATGTGGCTCACAATCAAAGACGATCGATCGTCTAAACCATTAAGAAATGGCTTGTTGAGTGCCACAAAAATGAAACAACACGCATATCACGTTGGAGGTTTtcgatttttattttgttttgttttataaAAATACACTTTAAGTCACCCCTCCTAATGGCGAGGTTGACTACATTTGCAAGGGAGTGATGCAAGCTGTGAGTGGTCAACTACTTCCACTTAATGTTCAACTAATTGGTGGGACTCAATTTGTACATGCCATTAAAAACTCTTTCATTTGGGATAATCTAACTTGTGACGGAGGTATTGCCTGCAATGTACATAAGAAAGATAGGGGTATATCAATACAGTAGCGGAAAGTCTATATTGAGTATTTTTAGTCCACTATATGTAGATAATAGTCAATTAATTGGTGAGattatatatttctctcccttgatTTGTTATTTAATGGATTATGAGAAATTGGATTATATatggaatattttttaaatcatagaTCTATTATTTACACAATAATACactaatcaatttcgatgataatatatatttttagcttAATGCACATCAAATCAAACGTCCCTCCCATGAGAAGATTTGGACGGTTGAGATGATAGTATATGGCCACGTGGCTGCATCTAAGGCAGTGTATAAATACGACCTTAACATGGCGAGTGTCACGTGGATCTCTTAGTCTTTCCAACCACGTGCACGATTTAATGCACATCGTAAGGTTCACGTGAGCGATCGTTGAGATGGTTGTGGTCCACACATCAGGCCACATCAGGCTTGTGTTGGGGCCCACAAATTATGGTTGTGAGAGAGCCAACGAGGAGGAGGTGGTTTCGGGGATGATTTAGTTGTTTTTCGTCGCCGTTGGTGGGGCCTTGGGCTGGATGACACGTGGCGGATCCTGAGTCGTGATCGGTCTCTATATATGCAGTCCCTCGCCGGATGAGCCCTCCAACTCGCTCCCTCGCGGGACACTGTGAAACCGCTTCCGAGGGAGTCGGTGCGGTAGCCGCAGAGATGCGCTCGCCGGATGAGCCCGGCCTTGCCGCCGTGGCTCCGCCCCTATCGATCACCAAGCGGTTCATCATTGCAGCCGCTTCCGCCATCAACGACGCCGCTTGCCGATCCGACGGTACCGTCAACCGCCGACTCGTCTCCCTCCTCGACGCCCGATCCTCCGCCTCCGCCAAACCCGTCCAAGGCATCCGCACCGTCGACGTCCCCGTCGACACCTCCCGTGACGTTTGGTTCCGCCTCTTCATCCCCTGTTCCGACTCCGCCGGCCTCAAGATCCCCGTCATCGTCTACTTCCACGGAGGCGGTTTCGCCTTCCTCTCCCCCGCCTCCTACCTCTACGACCACGTCTGTCGCCGGCTCTGCCGCACGGTCAATGCCATCGTCGTATCCGTCAACTACCGCTTGGCTCCGGAGCACCGACACCCCGCGCCGTACGAGGACGGGGTCGACGTGCTCCGCTTCCTGGATCGCGTCGGCCTGCTGTACGCTGACCCTTTAGCGGCCGATCTCGCCGACCTGTCCAGATGCTTCTTGGTCGGCGACTCCGCCGGCGCGAACATCTGCCACCACGTGGCCCGGCGCTGGGCTGCAGGAGCCGGCAGCGGGTGGAAGAGGCTGCGGCTCGCGGGCATGGTGCTCATCCAGCCGTACTTCGGCGGTGAGCAGCGGACAGAGGCGGAGGTGCGCCTGGCCGGGGCGCCGCTGGTGACGGTTGAGCGAACGGACTGGCTGTGGCGGGCGTTCCTGCCGGACGGGGCGGACAGGGACCACGAGGCATCGAACGTGTTCGGGCCGCGGGCGACGGGGGAGCTGGAGGAGGCCCTGCCGGCGGCGTTGGTGGTCGTGGGGGGGTTCGACCCACTGCAGGACTGGCAGCGGAGGTACTACGAGGGGCTGAAAGCGAGGGGGAAGGAAGCGCGGCTGGTAGAGTACCCGGAGGCCTTCCACGCCTTCTTCGCCTTCCCCGACCTGAAGCAGTCAGCGGTGCTCATGGAGGATGTCAGCAGCTTCATCGAGGGCCATCGACCATCGAAGGAAAACACCGGCGGATGTTAGATAACCGGCAGTGGCACATATACATGTGACAAAGGTATGTTGTTATTAGGGAAGACGCTGTGATGACCCCATCAGAATACAAAGCTTTGATCGTAAGTGTTTATGCATTGTACCCTTTATCAAAGATTGGCATTTAGCGTGTGTTGCCGTCGGCATATTTACGTGGAGAGATCCAAATGTTAGGGGAAGATGTCTGTCCGGTTGGAGAGTCTCCGTCTATAACGAGAGGAGACGTCGGTCTCATCCGAGGGCACGCTGATAGCACCGGCCGCCATGGAAAAGAGACGTGCAACTGCTGCAGTGAGATAGTCCAAGTACACGAGACAAATGGGCTTTGTTGTTGATGTGGGAGGACAGctacagaatatatatatatatatatatatatatatatatatatatatatgagtagaAGACGAAAGCAatagaatatatttttataagagaAGAATagtaattaaaaattaataaaaatataaaaatagagaACTCtggtaaaataaataatataattaaatcaaatcaaatatatggttTGATCATCCTTTCCAAGAATATAAGTAAATCTTCTATTAGAATTTAGAATTTtcaatctgatttttttttcttttaataagatAAGGCattagatatataaataaaagatagaTAGGATAGATAACGCTTTCATTATTAGTGTGAAAGGGGTTATACGTCCATCGGAGTAGGTTCTATCATGTATACTATTAATAAGTTATCATATATCAACATGGAAAGATGAGAAAAAGGAAACAAACATatcgaataaatcatatttatcaagagataaatatcattttttaataaatcataattattaacaaaattatatattccacttgatataattataatatatatatatatatatatatattattcgtaGACTTGAACTTGAGCCTGATCTACTCTACACAGCACCACATGGATATACATACGATCTACGCCTCCCTCGTCCTTTTGAAGCAATTCAACAGTCAATTTAAAGCACAACAAAAGCTCTTGGTTTCGTTCTTCCCTTTGTCATCATATATGATGTCAACCATTACCAAAATAACTGTTCTTCGGATATAAATACATATCCAATTTATGTTCTTCGGATATTGGTTTTGACGTACCAAACCACCAGTCAACTTCAACCTCTTAATTCTGTCTCCAACGCTTTCCTCTTAAATCGGTTCCATCTAACAAAACAAAAAGCCTAAAATGGACACTGCGACCAAAAGAAAACTCCCGACGCTGCAAACCTACTTCTTGTTAGCCTTGACTCTTCTCTTTCGTCCCAGAATGGATATCCTGTGAAGTCCTTCACGCGAACAGCATGTCCCCATCATTCGAACCTCTTGTTTGATGCCAAACTTCTTGTTTTTATTGACTTCAGATCGATTCGGAGAAACCGCGGTGAGCCATTGCCAATTTTTCTCGAATTTGGCCACCTTTGATCATCTCTCGTTAGCAGTGTTCTTTGTTTCAAGGTTTCATCTTTTGTTCTTCTTATAGTTGAATCATACAACACTGCATGTTCTTCTTGTGGATTTTGAATTCATCCAATGCCTGCGTTTTAATCTCTCGTAAAAGCAGTGATTTGAGCACTTGATCTTTTCCTTCAATTTATGATGTCCTTTGCCTGTATGTATTAACTTTGTTTAGCTAAGACAAGAGTCGTAGAATTCAAccgttctccttcttcttcttccttgtataACCTCTGGATTAAGCTACAAGCTTAATCAAACCAGAAAGAGCTCATTAATATCTGCCTTTATCGAGAGAAAAGATGAATCTGTATAAGAAGATTCTTAGTCTCTTGTTAAGTTTTGTAATGGCCTTTCCTCTTCTCCCTCAAAGATGAACCACATTTAAGATGGTTCTTCTACGGTCCTCTTTGTAGATGAGATATGAGCATCAATAGGAATTGTTAGCATTATAAGAAGCATTAATAATGTGTGATGTGgtttgccatatatatatatatatatattataatgccaTCTTCTCTTACCGCATGCAGACACCAAAAGCCTATCGCTTCACGCAACAAAGCATCCATGGAGAAGCCGCATGGCGGAGAAGCACCACAGCGATGCCCCACCACCTTCGTCCAGACCGACGCCGCCACCTTCAAGGAGCTCGTCCAGCGGCTCACCGGCCCGCAAGAGCAGCCGCCCGACGCTGCCCCCTTCGCCCCCGCCAAGGTGGCAGGCCTCAAGCGGCTCCATGAACGTAGGCGTGGCTCCCGGCTCAAGCTCCCCGTGATGAAGCCCGCCGTCGGTCCAGCGGTGCTGTCGCCTTCCTTGATGACCGCGCTGGTGTCGCCCTCTACTGGCTTCGCCGGGCTTGGCATATGCGACGAGctgaacgaggaggaggaggagaaggccatCAAGGAGAGGCGGTTCTACTTGCACCCTTCGCCCCGGTCAAGATCGCAGAACGCCGAGCCGGAGCTGCTGCCTTTGTTTCCACTGACCTCTCCGAAGCCTCACGATCATTGACAGCTGCTGCCGACCAGTAATCATCACTGTAAACAGCTTCTTTGGATGAGACTGCATGCGGTCTCCATTCCTGCACTGAACCGAGGGGGATGAGAGTTCAACATCGTTTCCTCATTTTTACTCGCATACCTTTCAATTTAACGCTTTCTCCGAAAGCCACAGAAAGGCTCCAAACTTGCTTCCCAAGATCGTTGGCTGTCGCTCTCGGTGATCAACCCAAGAAGAACCTCAAGAGGGAAAGCTCCCGTCCACGGATATATCCACCGGCCGAATTCTTCGAGTCAAAGCTCTCCGGTCGATGGGGCTTGGAAAACGGATGCGGGTACGAAACGTGTCAACCAAAGAATCCGATAAGCCTCTAACAGGGGATTCAACTCGTGTCCCGTTCGAATGGGTACAGATAGTACCACTGAGCTCATGATCCGACCCGCAAAAGGAGGTCCGATAACCTAACCCCCTCTTCTTGTAGCGGAGAGTACACAAAACAGATACACGTAACTTCCTCACTTATGCGGGCTCTCTCAGAGATATGACGCGGGGTCCACGGGTATGGATTCTTTTGGTGTCCGTCCGTTCCCCAAATATACCGCCGAACGAAACAACCGGTCTTCTCAGTATGAGCACGAAAAGGTCATCAAGAAAAGGATCGAAGAAGGGATATCTTACCCTGTCCGCAGCCCAAAATCCCTACCTTCTTCCTCGTCGAAGCTCGTATGCCGTCTCGAAATTGATCCTGCGGAGCCTTGTTTCCGTCCGTCCTTAGCGTCATTTGGTCTGCTTCGAAGCTTTTTCTTGgatttctttttgtttattcCTCTTGAGGAAGTTATTGAATCAGTGCAGTGCTACAAGAAAAAGAGCGAGAAAAAGAATTGATCCTTTTTTCGGGAGAGTTGGTGGTAAAGATGCCGATTTGGGGAGTGGGTTTGACGGCGTGGCTCAAGACGAAGGTCGTGGATCCACTTATGCAAATCATTAGAAGGTACTCTTTCGAGCTTAGCAGCTTTTGGGTTTTGTGCATTGCAAGATTCGAATTGATTGTGCCTGTTGCCGTGTGGTCGTCGTAATAATCGGTGCTTTTCGACTTCCCAGCCGTCGTAAGATTGATGTTGCAATTCAAGATCTGAGTTTTTTGAGGTCTCATGAGATATCTTGATCTGTTATTTTCTCTTCGGATCTTTATCTCCGTTTATATTCTATAACATCCTCAAGTGTTTCTTGCTGATCCTGTGATTCGTCCACACTCTTGTTGCCTTACTGCAAATTGTGCATTATGGTGCTGATTTCAGCTACAATGGTAGCTTTGAATGATGTCGAGTTGATAATTGCCTGCAGGGGTGCAGAACCGAAGCAACTGGCATTTTCAACTGCTCTTGGCGTCACCCTTGGAGTGTTTCCCATTTGTGGTAAGATTCAAAGTATGCTTATGTCAGTCTTTGCATAATGATCGATGGCACTGATAAACAATTTTCAAACTTATTCAATATCGTCGTACTGCTGAAGAGATATAAGATTCTTAGATGGATATTGTACACTATAAGCTTGGCTTCCAAGTTGGAAAATACGGCAACCGGTTGATGGCATGAAAGCTTGTtaacatgataattttttatgtaCTCCAACTAGTAAATTGAATGACTCTGTGCATGCTCCCACACAGCATGTCATTGGGGATGATAGAGACCAGGATGTACTTGTAACACTTCTAAATTTAGTCCTACGTTGGATTTTGGGCCGATGGTTTAGACTCAATAAGTATTTGGTCATTTATCATATTTGAATCATGaaaaatggtatcagagcagaatACGCTAAGGTCAGCTACCATGAGTAGGATGACAACTCTATTTTCCAGCGAGGGTTTGATTCTGGATTATCTTTGGGCCTTAATGAAGATGTTAAGTTCTGTGATACCTCCAAAATCTTGAGCTAATAGTCTAGGCTCAACAAGTTAATGATGAGTTATCTTACCTGACCAGATTATGATGGTACCTCCCATGAATTTACTTGAACCACTTTCAAGGGCTCGGAATGGTACAACTGAACTTGTTTCTTTCTCCAGGTTTGAAGTCAAGATTCTTGTAGCTAGTGTCTGTTAACGGAATTTCTAGGTTTGTCTATGTAAGAACCTAATCGTGTTATTGTGATTCTGATACAAatctgagaatttgttcatttggatAAGAAAAATGCAGCCGTGATAGCTGTTATGAAGTAACTGTTGTGTGTGATTCTCCATCTCATTAAGATATTTAATTTCTTTATCGACTCTGATACTGCAGGACCAGGAGATTGTTTTTGACCTCTATGGTTGGTATAGTCCATGACAAGTAATTGCCGATATGTGCAGATTGGAAAGCAATCTTGgttcaaaattgttctgatgtgcATGCACACATGCCATAAGCACattatagtttaaaatacttCTACTCTACTAAAATGTTCTTTTGTTACCAGGGACCACGGTTCTTCTTTGTGGTGCGGCCATTGGATTAATTGGAAACCGTTGCCATGCTCCAAGTGTCATGCTTGCCAACTTTGTTGCGACCCCAATTGAGTTGAGGTAAATTTCGCCCGGCACCAAACCAATATTCACTTTTCATTGAATCAATCGTGTTCCTCCATACTAATCACCAGACTTGCTTGTTTCTCTCTCTGTTTATGACTTGCTCCTACTTTCACTGTTTCTCACTCACTCCTATGTTCTCTGATAACACTGCAAACACAGTAAGGCTTATATGTTTCGTATATGcacaatcttgatttaaaaattCCCTGGTAGTTTTAATGCACTAATAGCTTTTTCTAAACACAATGATTGTTATTTTTATCGAATTACTATCAAGATTCTTGATCCTGGGAGGCATTTTTCTCCCATCTAGTGTTCAAACGCAAGTAGACGCAATAATATGTTCATGCACGATATGC
This genomic stretch from Musa acuminata AAA Group cultivar baxijiao chromosome BXJ3-9, Cavendish_Baxijiao_AAA, whole genome shotgun sequence harbors:
- the LOC135648320 gene encoding probable carboxylesterase 18; the protein is MTQKASSLASGGRSLTSPPLPWTTRLYIALLSVVTDGARRSNGTINRCLLSFFDARSSASAKPRHGVRTADVPVDPSRDLWFRLFVPSSASSGRIPVIVYFHGGGFAYLSPASRAYDAFCRRICRKINALVVSVNYRLAPEHRYPAPYEDAVDVLRFLDDGGLASADPTAAGLADLSRCFLAGDSAGGNMVHHVARRWAADAAGGWKNLRLAGMVLIQPFFGGEERTESENRLVAAPLVSVDRTDWLWRAFLPEGADRDHEAANVFGPRADGELEAALPEAMVVVGGFDPLQDWQRRYYECMTARGKAVRLLEYPDAIHAFYVFPELKQSAAFIDELKAFIK
- the LOC135648973 gene encoding probable carboxylesterase 18, coding for MRSPDEPGLAAVAPPLSITKRFIIAAASAINDAACRSDGTVNRRLVSLLDARSSASAKPVQGIRTVDVPVDTSRDVWFRLFIPCSDSAGLKIPVIVYFHGGGFAFLSPASYLYDHVCRRLCRTVNAIVVSVNYRLAPEHRHPAPYEDGVDVLRFLDRVGLLYADPLAADLADLSRCFLVGDSAGANICHHVARRWAAGAGSGWKRLRLAGMVLIQPYFGGEQRTEAEVRLAGAPLVTVERTDWLWRAFLPDGADRDHEASNVFGPRATGELEEALPAALVVVGGFDPLQDWQRRYYEGLKARGKEARLVEYPEAFHAFFAFPDLKQSAVLMEDVSSFIEGHRPSKENTGGC
- the LOC103997522 gene encoding VQ motif-containing protein 31-like; translation: MEKPHGGEAPQRCPTTFVQTDAATFKELVQRLTGPQEQPPDAAPFAPAKVAGLKRLHERRRGSRLKLPVMKPAVGPAVLSPSLMTALVSPSTGFAGLGICDELNEEEEEKAIKERRFYLHPSPRSRSQNAEPELLPLFPLTSPKPHDH
- the LOC103997465 gene encoding uncharacterized protein LOC103997465 isoform X1 — translated: MDSFGVRPFPKYTAERNNRSSQYEHEKVIKKRIEEGISYPVRSPKSLPSSSSKLVCRLEIDPAEPCFRPSLASFVLQEKEREKELILFSGELVVKMPIWGVGLTAWLKTKVVDPLMQIIRRGAEPKQLAFSTALGVTLGVFPICGTTVLLCGAAIGLIGNRCHAPSVMLANFVATPIELSLVVPFLRLGEVISGGPHFPLTSDALMKVVTGEASRDVLISVLHALLGWIVAAPFILGALYVVFVPCFKFLISRFNAAPSSPKKQRAI